The Daucus carota subsp. sativus chromosome 2, DH1 v3.0, whole genome shotgun sequence genome includes a window with the following:
- the LOC108206974 gene encoding uncharacterized protein LOC108206974, protein MPGEEENGRDDMIIDQPQSDFMRINALPDEFNPNYLKLYYGKLFPHADIFRWMSYGTDGKHPGCDQSFFGRREFSFTLDNDIYLRFQSFNSASDMENAIREKCPFKIDIGPVYSVDPAKRHAYAQAGDNVFTPVERELVFDIDMTDYDDVRYCCSGADVCLDCWPLMTIAIKVLDTSLRDDFGFNHILWVFSGRRGVHCWVCDAKARRLNNEQRAAVADYFRVYKGNENSHRKVSLMGQALHPFLARSYTNVLKDFFERKLLSSQQLLSDERYEKILDMIPDEGITSDLRGKWQDNRRSSMAKEDINIFRWDQLKHLLQSGKQKAPGLRRCVEEIVFSYAYPRIDMEVSKHMNHLLKAPFCVHPKTGRVCVPIDPDHCEEFDPTTVPTLSKLLGEINMGLRTAGDNEWDATSLGQSVRYFRSSFLQPLLKSCKEEIESSYIAKKEQSRNSLSW, encoded by the exons AACTTTATTACG GAAAGCTTTTTCCACATGCGGATATCTTTAGATGGATGTCATACGGAACTG ATGGCAAGCATCCTGGGTGTGATCAGTCTTTTTTCGGGCGCCGAGAATTTTCTTTCACGTTGGACAATGACATATATCTGCGCTTTCAGTCTTTCAATAGTGCATCTGATATGGAAAATGCAATCAGAGAAAAGTGTCCATTCAAAATAGATATTGGTCCCGTCTATAGCGttgat CCTGCAAAGAGGCATGCCTATGCTCAAGCTGGTGATAATGTCTTTACTCCAGTGGAAAGGGAGCTAGTTTTTGATATA GATATGACAGATTATGACGATGTCAGATACTGCTGCTCCGGAGCTGATGTTTGCTTGGACTGTTGGCCATTGATGACCATTGCAATTAAAGTTCTCGATACTTCCCTCAGAG ATGATTTTGGATTTAATCATATTCTTTGGGTTTTTAGTGGCCGACGTGGTGTCCACTGTTGGGTTTGTGATGCGAAAGCAAGAAG GCTGAATAATGAACAGAGAGCAGCTGTTGCTGATTATTTTCGAGTTTACAAG GGAAATGAAAATAGTCATAGAAAGGTTTCTCTGATGGGTCAGGCACTCCATCCCTTTCTAGC AAGATCCTACACCAATGTTTTAAAGGACTTTTTTGAACGGAAATTGCTTAGCAGTCAGCAACTACTCTCAGACGAGAGATATGAAAAAATACTTGATATGATTCCTGATGAAG GTATTACTTCTGATCTTCGCGGCAAGTGGCAGGATAACAGGCGTTCATCCATGGCCAAAGaagacataaatatttttagatggGATCAACTGAAACATCTGCTTCAATCTGGAAAGCAGAAG GCACCAGGGCTTCGTAGATGCGTTGAAGAAATTGTGTTCTCTTATGCCTATCCTAGGATTGATATGGAG GTCTCAAAGCATATGAACCATTTGCTGAAGGCACCATTCTGTGTACATCCCAAAACAG GTCGTGTTTGTGTTCCTATTGATCCAGATCATTGCGAGGAGTTTGATCCGACGACTGTCCCTACACTCTCCAAG CTTCTGGGAGAAATTAACATGGGTTTGAGAACAGCGGGTGATAATG AGTGGGATGCAACCTCACTTGGACAGTCAGTCAGATACTTCAGATCATCTTTCTTGCAGCCTTTGCTAAAATCTTGTAAG GAGGAAATAGAAAGCTCATATATTGCAAAGAAAGAGCAGTCAAGGAACTCTCTAAGCTGGTAG